One segment of Acropora muricata isolate sample 2 chromosome 8, ASM3666990v1, whole genome shotgun sequence DNA contains the following:
- the LOC136925617 gene encoding uncharacterized protein isoform X1, producing MQGTSIESCNRETRLSRCGLTACPAFVESDSEISSSGNSVYLSLLTSNEGPIVGDGNQLMLQHNSIVHDKQTVGRGECEPDCSSKTGTRLPLQRNSKECDEQKEESCEPVMDGSLKTGNQLLMERKLNDCDQQKEERHEPGSDCSSKTANQLPLQQNSKEHDQQTEGSREPEASDRNWDLQGARPKRTQMQRRPMVPPPGPISSPVSDKDLSFVGPEHLRDASFVDGPTSASEAWGFSPRHSQDRSIQQSFYTDDIGLISASEAYSERPNFGAMGASSYEGLGGAYSDVQGGSAIRTGLLGGSLSDESSLSSSTHATAGPLPGFNGQTHLSSVRSGMSSDGINTSNRLLPRNDFATSNHSLTGEQDFSRECESLHDQNFLIGQLISPNPRFVYGLTSSNFTGGIVPRYLIYGVQSHVLSNGNSALMADQRSHHSNLNLESQSIQFGDREQAEAPFAANGVVLGMLVFIPTSL from the coding sequence ATGCAGGGAACTTCTATTGAATCATGTAATAGAGAAACACGTTTGAGCAGGTGTGGTCTTACGGCATGCCCAGCATTTGTGGAATCTGATTCTGAAATCAGTTCTTCAGGTAACTCTGTGTACCTCTCCCTTTTGACAAGTAACGAAGGACCGATTGTAGGTGATGGAAATCAACTCATGCTTCAACATAATTCAATTGTACACGATAAACAAACTGTAGGAAGAGGTGAGTGCGAACCCGACTGTTCTTCCAAAACAGGAACTCGACTTCCACTGCAGCGAAATTCAAAGGAATGCGATGAACAGAAAGAGGAAAGTTGTGAACCTGTTATGGATGGTTCTTTAAAAACTGGAAATCAACTTCTAATGGAACGAAAGTTAAACGATTGTGATCAACAAAAGGAGGAAAGGCATGAGCCTGGTTCTGACTGTTCTTCCAAAACTGCAAATCAACTTCCACTGCAACAAAATTCAAAGGAACACGATCAACAAACAGAGGGAAGCCGTGAACCTGAGGCATCTGACAGAAACTGGGATCTCCAGGGCGCGCGACCCAAACGCACTCAAATGCAACGTCGTCCAATGGTTCCGCCACCTGGGCCAATCTCCAGCCCTGTGTCTGACAAAGACTTATCTTTTGTTGGTCCTGAGCACTTGCGGGACGCTTCCTTTGTTGATGGCCCCACAAGTGCATCAGAGGCTTGGGGTTTCTCACCGAGACACTCTCAAGACAGATCCATCCAGCAAAGTTTTTACACGGATGACATAGGCCTGATAAGTGCATCTGAGGCGTACAGTGAGAGGCCGAATTTTGGAGCAATGGGCGCTTCTTCATATGAAGGATTAGGCGGTGCTTATTCGGACGTGCAAGGTGGTTCTGCCATAAGAACGGGTTTACTGGGCGGCAGCCTTAGTGACGAAAGCTCTCTTAGCAGTAGTACACACGCTACCGCAGGGCCCTTGCCAGGTTTCAATGGACAAACTCACCTCTCTTCAGTTAGGAGTGGAATGTCGAGTGATGGAATTAATACAAGTAATCGCCTTTTGCCCCGAAACGACTTTGCGACCAGCAATCACAGTCTCACTGGGGAACAGGATTTTAGCAGGGAATGTGAGTCCCTTCACGACCAGAACTTCCTAATTGGTCAGCTGATTTCTCCTAATCCACGTTTTGTCTATGGATTAACCAGTTCCAATTTCACGGGTGGAATTGTTCCCAGATATTTGATATATGGCGTGCAAAGCCATGTCCTGAGCAACGGCAATTCGGCTTTGATGGCTGACCAAAGGTCTCATCACAGCAATTTAAACCTTGAGAGTCAATCA